A section of the Spirosoma pollinicola genome encodes:
- a CDS encoding Crp/Fnr family transcriptional regulator, whose amino-acid sequence MEEKLREHIQKRVPLTDDEFAFVLAHFTLKKYKKHQFLIQEGEPVSYSYFVVSGLLKLVYTDELGKQHIVSFAMEDWWETDFQAYFAQTRATMSLDCLEDTVVFCLSLENYHKLCAGLQRFERFFLQLTIAGSIAAQRRILSLLTTQAKERYEQLFNQYPTLIQRVPKTLLASYLGVSRETLSRLSD is encoded by the coding sequence ATGGAGGAAAAGTTAAGAGAACACATCCAAAAACGAGTACCGCTAACCGATGACGAGTTTGCGTTCGTACTCGCTCATTTTACGCTCAAAAAGTATAAAAAGCATCAGTTCCTGATTCAGGAAGGCGAACCGGTAAGCTACTCCTATTTTGTGGTCTCGGGGCTTTTAAAGCTGGTCTATACCGATGAATTGGGCAAGCAGCACATCGTTTCGTTTGCCATGGAAGATTGGTGGGAAACCGATTTTCAGGCCTATTTCGCCCAGACCAGAGCGACTATGTCGTTAGACTGCCTGGAAGATACAGTGGTGTTCTGCCTGTCGCTGGAAAACTATCATAAGTTATGCGCCGGTCTGCAAAGGTTTGAACGCTTCTTCCTGCAATTAACCATTGCTGGTTCAATTGCGGCCCAGCGACGCATCTTGTCATTGCTCACTACCCAAGCCAAAGAGCGGTATGAGCAGCTATTCAACCAATATCCTACCTTAATTCAGCGGGTGCCTAAGACTTTACTGGCTTCCTACTTGGGGGTATCGCGTGAAACCTTGAGTCGGCTTTCTGATTAG
- a CDS encoding TMEM175 family protein has protein sequence MEKDTTRIEAFSDGIFAVAITLLAIDLSLDISDIEAHHSLKTTTADELEQRLMALWPKVFAYVNSFASVLLIWMSHHRMFKLLRTTSNRLILANGLLLLVVASLPFPTKTMGEFLGTDAQKTAILLYVGYTVVIAMLFLLLMRVITSSKRDLLLPGISSKTITGIRQGLRIGLLLCSVIFIITLFVPLMGLALSFCMWVFWAFSSTEKAV, from the coding sequence ATGGAAAAAGATACGACAAGGATAGAGGCGTTCAGCGATGGTATTTTTGCCGTAGCCATCACCCTATTGGCGATTGACCTCAGCCTGGATATCAGTGATATTGAAGCGCATCATAGCCTGAAGACAACGACGGCTGATGAGCTAGAGCAACGGCTTATGGCGCTGTGGCCAAAAGTATTTGCCTATGTCAATTCCTTTGCCTCGGTGCTGCTCATCTGGATGTCGCACCACCGGATGTTTAAACTACTGCGCACCACCAGCAACCGGCTCATCCTGGCCAATGGCTTGCTGCTGCTGGTAGTGGCCTCGCTCCCGTTTCCTACCAAAACGATGGGCGAGTTTTTAGGTACCGACGCTCAAAAAACGGCCATCTTATTGTATGTCGGCTACACGGTGGTCATTGCCATGCTGTTTTTGCTCCTAATGCGGGTAATCACCAGCAGCAAGAGGGATTTGCTGCTACCGGGTATTTCCTCAAAAACGATAACAGGTATTCGCCAGGGCTTACGCATTGGTCTTTTACTGTGTTCCGTCATATTTATCATCACCCTCTTTGTTCCCCTGATGGGGCTGGCTCTGAGCTTTTGCATGTGGGTGTTCTGGGCGTTCTCATCAACAGAAAAAGCCGTGTAG
- a CDS encoding helix-turn-helix domain-containing protein, translating into MPVAQPYRIKTISEFHQLLGLPRPEHPLISVINLEGIQSLPKELSGSRTFDFYTISLKRYGYGRFNYGQQAYDGQDGVMYFMAPGQVFSPPLKNEETNVPPMSGWALYVHPDFLWHTALAKSIKKYDYFDYSVHEALYLTEREEATIIGILQSIQTEYFANTDTFSQDIIIALTDVLLNYADRFYSRQFLTRKIENHQLLDRLEACLTGYFNSNDLMEHGPPSVQLVASQLNISPNYLSTLLKLLTGRTTQQHIQDKMIEKAKEKIAGTRLTVSEISYGLGVEHPQSFSRLFKAKTGLSPVEFRQSFN; encoded by the coding sequence ATGCCTGTAGCACAACCATACCGGATCAAAACCATTAGCGAGTTTCATCAATTACTGGGTCTGCCCAGACCGGAGCATCCGTTGATCAGCGTGATTAATCTGGAGGGGATACAAAGCCTGCCGAAAGAACTGTCGGGTAGCCGGACGTTTGATTTTTATACCATCTCGCTGAAGCGCTACGGATACGGCCGTTTTAACTATGGCCAGCAGGCCTATGATGGGCAGGACGGCGTGATGTACTTCATGGCACCCGGGCAGGTTTTTAGCCCACCGCTAAAAAATGAAGAGACAAACGTGCCGCCCATGTCGGGCTGGGCCCTTTACGTCCATCCGGATTTTCTTTGGCATACAGCGCTTGCCAAATCCATCAAAAAGTATGACTATTTCGACTATTCTGTCCATGAAGCTTTATATCTGACGGAACGAGAAGAAGCGACCATCATTGGCATCCTGCAAAGTATTCAAACGGAGTATTTTGCTAATACCGATACGTTTAGCCAGGACATCATCATCGCGTTGACTGACGTATTGCTGAACTACGCCGACCGATTTTATAGCCGCCAGTTCCTCACCCGCAAAATTGAAAATCATCAACTACTTGACCGACTGGAAGCCTGCTTAACCGGCTACTTCAACAGCAACGACCTGATGGAACACGGGCCGCCAAGCGTACAGCTCGTAGCCAGCCAGCTAAACATTTCACCGAACTACCTGAGCACCTTGCTGAAGCTGTTGACAGGCCGTACTACGCAACAACACATCCAGGATAAGATGATTGAGAAGGCCAAGGAAAAAATAGCGGGTACCCGACTGACAGTCAGCGAAATTTCCTATGGATTAGGCGTTGAACATCCCCAATCCTTCAGCCGGCTGTTCAAGGCGAAGACGGGTCTTTCGCCGGTGGAATTCCGGCAATCATTTAACTGA
- a CDS encoding SDR family oxidoreductase: MKITVTGSLGYISTPLVEKLVKKGHSVTLISSNADKQTDIEALGAMAAIGVMEDVDFLTDAFTGADTLYCMLAPYGNFADPANTADAVIKRADAVVNNYGQAIRQSGVKRVVYLSSMGAAMDSGSGLIIIHRNAEKTLSKLPADVRISFIRPAGFYKNMFACIGSIKRQGVIAASYGADDRVAWVSNLDIADAIVDELETRQVGRKVRYVVSEVLTCTEAAHILGDAIGKPDLKWVTIPDEQELEHYQAFGINESLTSEFVAMNTSIHTGRFYEDYNRHRPAPGKVKLNEFANEFGAAYGG, encoded by the coding sequence ATGAAGATCACTGTAACGGGTTCCCTTGGCTACATTAGCACGCCACTGGTAGAGAAACTGGTAAAAAAAGGCCATTCCGTTACCCTTATCAGCAGCAATGCCGATAAACAGACGGATATTGAAGCGCTGGGTGCAATGGCTGCCATTGGTGTCATGGAAGACGTTGATTTCCTGACCGATGCTTTCACGGGTGCCGACACCCTTTATTGCATGCTGGCGCCGTACGGTAATTTCGCCGACCCGGCCAACACGGCAGATGCAGTTATCAAAAGGGCGGATGCAGTTGTCAATAATTATGGGCAGGCTATCCGGCAGTCTGGGGTAAAGCGTGTGGTTTACCTCAGCAGCATGGGCGCAGCTATGGACAGCGGCAGTGGTCTCATTATTATTCATCGCAACGCAGAAAAGACGTTGAGTAAGCTGCCGGCTGATGTCCGTATATCGTTCATTCGCCCGGCCGGTTTTTACAAAAACATGTTCGCCTGTATAGGGTCTATTAAACGTCAGGGTGTCATCGCGGCAAGCTATGGTGCGGATGACCGGGTAGCCTGGGTGTCTAACTTAGACATTGCGGATGCCATTGTGGACGAGCTTGAAACCAGGCAGGTCGGCAGAAAAGTCCGTTATGTGGTCAGCGAGGTGCTGACCTGTACTGAAGCGGCCCATATCTTAGGCGATGCGATCGGCAAGCCTGATTTAAAATGGGTGACCATCCCTGACGAGCAGGAGCTGGAACACTACCAAGCTTTTGGAATAAATGAAAGCCTGACCAGCGAGTTTGTCGCCATGAATACCAGCATCCATACCGGAAGATTCTATGAAGATTATAACCGCCACCGGCCAGCGCCCGGAAAAGTGAAACTGAACGAATTCGCCAACGAGTTTGGGGCTGCTTACGGCGGTTAA
- a CDS encoding helix-turn-helix domain-containing protein, which translates to MKRFKTISEFLQFRQLPKPDHPLIAVFKVENVASLQLSEPASWCYDFYCIGLKRVANANEVKLKYGQQLFDHDEGILSFVAPNQVLALSVDKNTVQLKQSGWMLLIHPDFLWNTPLAITIKHYDFWHYAVNEALFLSEKEETVLVDIIRNIQQECQSTIDTFSKHIITSQIETLLRYSERFYNRQFITREKSAHQVLSRFETLLDAYFSNAGLNKEGLLTVQHIAAQLHLSPKYLSSLLKTLTGQNAQQHIHEKLIEKAKERLSTTSLTVSEIAYGLGFEHLQSFSKLFKAKTSFSPLEFRQTFN; encoded by the coding sequence GTGAAGCGATTCAAAACCATCAGCGAATTTTTGCAGTTCAGGCAGCTGCCCAAACCGGATCATCCGTTGATTGCGGTGTTTAAGGTTGAGAACGTTGCAAGCTTACAGCTGAGCGAGCCTGCTTCCTGGTGTTATGATTTCTATTGCATTGGCCTGAAACGGGTGGCCAATGCGAACGAAGTCAAACTGAAGTACGGGCAGCAACTGTTTGATCATGATGAGGGCATCCTGTCATTTGTAGCGCCTAACCAGGTACTGGCCCTTTCCGTTGACAAAAACACCGTACAGCTCAAACAATCAGGATGGATGTTGTTGATCCATCCTGATTTTCTGTGGAACACACCGCTGGCCATCACCATTAAGCACTACGACTTTTGGCATTATGCGGTCAATGAGGCCTTGTTTTTATCGGAAAAGGAAGAAACCGTACTGGTTGATATCATCAGGAATATTCAGCAGGAGTGCCAGTCAACCATTGATACGTTCAGTAAGCACATCATCACCTCGCAAATTGAGACGTTGCTGCGCTATTCAGAGCGGTTCTATAACCGCCAGTTCATCACGCGGGAAAAATCTGCCCACCAGGTGCTTAGCCGTTTTGAAACGCTGCTGGATGCGTATTTTAGTAATGCCGGTCTAAACAAGGAAGGCCTGCTGACCGTCCAGCACATTGCAGCGCAGCTGCATCTTTCCCCGAAGTATCTGAGCAGCTTACTAAAGACCCTAACCGGCCAAAACGCCCAGCAGCACATCCACGAAAAGCTGATTGAAAAAGCGAAGGAACGATTGTCGACGACAAGCCTTACCGTGAGCGAGATTGCTTACGGCTTAGGCTTTGAGCACCTGCAGTCATTCAGCAAACTGTTTAAGGCAAAAACAAGCTTTTCGCCCCTGGAATTTCGACAGACATTCAACTGA
- a CDS encoding NADP-dependent oxidoreductase, whose protein sequence is MKAIRVHEFGGPDVMKLEEVERPVPAADEILVKVYASSVNPADYIIREGGNEVLRSFLKLPLGLGLDAAGIVEETGSEVTGLKNGDKVYGVPNFPGDGSYAEYIAVKASQFSVMPQHIAFNEAGALPSCALIAWNGIVDLGKVQPGQRVLIHGAAGGVGNLAVQFAKAMGGYVIGTASAHNVDFLKELGADEVIDYNTQHFEELLRDIDVVFNASPVRDESVRMKSVDVLKEGGIFVCTHLDQPLTDDFLTALAQKNATGTLVGGGSVTTYTSSLSGTTRLINEGKVKAVVSKVYPLSQVADAHRDSETRHVRGKIVLEIRKED, encoded by the coding sequence ATGAAAGCAATCAGAGTTCATGAATTTGGCGGACCGGATGTGATGAAGTTAGAAGAGGTGGAACGCCCGGTTCCTGCCGCCGACGAAATCTTGGTGAAAGTGTATGCGAGCAGCGTGAACCCGGCCGATTACATTATCCGCGAGGGCGGCAATGAGGTGTTACGCTCATTTTTGAAATTACCCCTGGGCCTGGGTTTGGATGCAGCAGGCATTGTAGAAGAAACCGGCAGCGAGGTGACTGGCCTTAAAAATGGCGATAAGGTGTATGGCGTGCCTAATTTTCCGGGCGATGGCAGCTATGCCGAATATATTGCGGTAAAGGCAAGCCAGTTCTCTGTGATGCCACAGCATATCGCTTTTAACGAAGCCGGTGCCCTGCCTTCCTGCGCCCTGATCGCCTGGAATGGCATTGTGGATTTGGGCAAGGTACAGCCGGGCCAGCGGGTGCTGATTCATGGCGCGGCAGGTGGCGTAGGCAACCTGGCGGTGCAGTTTGCCAAGGCTATGGGCGGCTACGTGATCGGCACGGCATCGGCTCACAACGTTGATTTTCTGAAAGAACTGGGTGCCGATGAGGTAATCGATTATAATACCCAGCACTTTGAAGAGCTGCTGCGTGATATAGATGTGGTATTCAATGCCTCACCTGTCCGCGATGAAAGCGTCCGGATGAAGTCGGTTGACGTCCTCAAAGAAGGGGGCATCTTTGTGTGTACACATCTTGACCAGCCCCTTACGGATGATTTTTTGACGGCCCTTGCCCAAAAGAACGCCACCGGAACCCTGGTAGGCGGTGGTAGTGTAACCACGTATACGTCATCGCTGAGCGGTACCACCCGGCTCATTAATGAGGGTAAAGTAAAAGCGGTGGTGAGCAAGGTATACCCTTTGAGCCAGGTGGCAGATGCACACCGCGACAGTGAAACCAGACACGTCCGCGGTAAGATTGTACTGGAGATAAGAAAGGAGGACTAA
- a CDS encoding helix-turn-helix domain-containing protein, producing MKRSLPFRVKTIEEYHRLFGHDRPLHPLISVIDLSNVTQLPDTGAGSFVFDFYCIVLKKVAGLSYPYGQRDYDFSEGTLFFMAPGQVFGFRADEKVAGPPMGWAILIHPDFLWGSSLAKKISAYDFFGYAVREALHLSTREEQTLQQIIGIINLEVEAAVDTFSQAIVVGQVESLLSYADRFYQRQFVTRKAANHRILEQFEALLNTYFQKHLATQGIPGIAYLSDALHLSPNYLSRLLHTLTGRSTKDFLNEKIVELAKERLSLTNLSISEIAYELGFGHAQSFSKFFRDKAGQSPSAFKQSVN from the coding sequence ATGAAACGATCGCTGCCATTCCGCGTCAAAACCATTGAGGAGTACCACCGGCTTTTCGGGCATGACCGTCCGTTGCACCCCTTAATCAGCGTCATTGATCTTTCAAACGTTACGCAGCTGCCGGACACCGGTGCGGGCAGTTTTGTGTTCGATTTCTATTGCATCGTGCTAAAGAAAGTCGCAGGGCTGTCTTACCCGTACGGGCAACGGGATTACGATTTTAGTGAGGGTACGCTGTTCTTCATGGCGCCGGGCCAGGTGTTCGGGTTTCGTGCCGACGAAAAGGTCGCGGGTCCGCCAATGGGCTGGGCCATCCTTATTCATCCCGACTTTCTATGGGGAAGCAGCCTCGCTAAAAAGATTAGCGCTTACGATTTTTTCGGCTATGCCGTGCGTGAAGCCCTGCATCTCTCGACCCGCGAAGAGCAGACTTTGCAGCAGATTATTGGCATCATCAATTTAGAAGTAGAAGCGGCTGTTGACACCTTTAGCCAGGCCATCGTGGTCGGTCAGGTTGAATCATTACTGAGCTATGCAGACCGGTTTTATCAGCGGCAATTCGTTACCCGCAAGGCAGCGAACCACCGGATTCTGGAACAGTTTGAAGCCCTGCTGAACACCTATTTCCAGAAGCATCTGGCCACACAAGGCATCCCGGGCATCGCGTACCTATCCGATGCGCTTCACCTGTCGCCTAACTACCTGAGCCGGCTGCTGCACACGCTGACGGGGCGTAGCACGAAGGATTTTCTGAATGAGAAGATAGTAGAGCTTGCCAAGGAGCGCTTGTCCCTGACGAATCTCAGCATCAGCGAGATTGCTTACGAGCTGGGCTTCGGCCATGCGCAGTCCTTCAGCAAATTTTTCAGGGATAAGGCCGGGCAGTCGCCTTCTGCTTTTAAGCAGTCGGTGAATTAA
- a CDS encoding Rossmann-fold NAD(P)-binding domain-containing protein: MKAIAGLYRPFEKDVCEVGGWLALDPSVEGITGVFYNDKKRIVPFHESFDAAIGKQLWTLSEQLTGISKL, translated from the coding sequence ATGAAAGCGATTGCTGGGCTGTACAGACCTTTTGAAAAGGACGTTTGCGAGGTCGGGGGATGGCTGGCGTTGGACCCGTCTGTAGAAGGAATAACTGGTGTTTTCTACAACGATAAAAAACGGATTGTGCCCTTTCACGAAAGCTTTGACGCTGCCATAGGAAAGCAGCTCTGGACGCTTAGCGAACAGCTCACAGGAATCAGCAAGCTATGA
- a CDS encoding SDR family NAD(P)-dependent oxidoreductase, which yields MNGKIVLITGGSSGVGKATAIAIAQRGAKVVIVSRSEARGQVALAEIALKTGNNAGELITADLSLQSSVRALAAAVKQRYARLDGLMNLAGGINVKKQLTQEGVDPSFAINYLSHFLLTQELLDILQASTPSRVVTVSGNPAFIKRAKLDFAVLQGTAKYSGMRAAAQAMFARVSSPLSWPAGCRAPG from the coding sequence TTGAATGGGAAAATAGTTCTGATCACCGGCGGCAGTTCCGGCGTAGGAAAAGCAACCGCCATCGCTATTGCGCAGCGGGGCGCAAAAGTGGTGATTGTAAGCCGCAGTGAGGCAAGAGGGCAGGTAGCGTTAGCGGAAATCGCCCTCAAAACTGGCAATAACGCTGGTGAATTGATAACAGCTGATCTGTCCTTGCAGTCGTCCGTTCGCGCGCTGGCCGCAGCCGTCAAACAGCGCTACGCCCGGCTTGACGGGCTGATGAATCTGGCCGGTGGCATTAACGTCAAAAAGCAACTCACCCAGGAAGGCGTAGACCCGTCTTTTGCCATAAATTACTTAAGCCATTTCCTGCTCACGCAGGAGCTCTTGGACATTCTACAAGCCAGCACACCGTCTCGGGTAGTCACCGTAAGCGGCAACCCGGCATTTATAAAACGCGCCAAGCTTGATTTCGCTGTTTTGCAGGGAACGGCCAAATACTCAGGCATGAGGGCGGCAGCGCAGGCGATGTTCGCAAGGGTTTCTTCGCCTTTGAGCTGGCCCGCAGGTTGCAGGGCACCGGGGTGA
- a CDS encoding amidohydrolase family protein produces the protein MKLIAVEEHFLTRAVSEAWEKDPDADPSQTLNLGQVEHRLADFGSTRLQLMDETGIDVQVIPLTSPSLHNLGPESVGLAQQTNNLIADIVSKTPDRFQGFAALPMPVPGETAAELERAVNVLGLKGAMLCGRTREKNLDHQDFWPLYERAEALGVPLFIHPQIPQKAVRDVYYSGFDEATNLAFSTYGLGWHYEAGIQFVRLVLANVFDHFPTLQIILGHWGEVILFYTERLASLSKAAGLSKPFIEYVRQNLYVTASGMYSSAYLQRTVEIIGTDRILFSSDYPYQYRPGRDARNFLEGAALSKEDKEKFAFANWERLTGANHP, from the coding sequence ATGAAATTAATCGCCGTAGAAGAACATTTTCTGACGAGAGCAGTCAGCGAAGCCTGGGAAAAAGACCCGGATGCCGACCCTAGCCAGACCCTGAACCTGGGCCAAGTCGAACACCGCTTAGCAGACTTCGGCAGCACTCGCCTTCAACTGATGGATGAAACTGGCATAGACGTGCAGGTGATTCCCTTAACCAGCCCGAGCCTGCACAACCTGGGCCCCGAAAGCGTTGGCCTCGCCCAGCAAACCAACAACCTGATCGCCGACATCGTAAGCAAAACACCGGACCGGTTTCAGGGCTTTGCCGCGCTGCCGATGCCTGTACCAGGGGAGACAGCCGCCGAGCTGGAACGAGCCGTAAATGTCCTCGGCTTAAAAGGCGCCATGCTCTGCGGACGCACCCGCGAAAAAAACCTGGACCATCAAGATTTCTGGCCGCTGTACGAGCGGGCGGAAGCGCTCGGTGTTCCCCTCTTCATTCACCCGCAGATTCCACAAAAAGCCGTCCGCGACGTGTATTATTCAGGCTTTGATGAGGCTACCAATCTGGCTTTTTCCACCTACGGGCTGGGCTGGCACTACGAGGCCGGCATCCAGTTTGTGCGGCTGGTACTGGCCAACGTATTTGATCACTTCCCTACGCTGCAAATCATTCTCGGGCACTGGGGCGAGGTTATTTTATTTTATACCGAACGGCTGGCATCCTTAAGCAAAGCCGCCGGCCTCAGCAAACCGTTTATCGAGTACGTCCGCCAAAACCTGTATGTGACGGCAAGCGGCATGTACAGCTCCGCTTACCTGCAACGCACCGTTGAAATTATCGGCACCGACCGGATCCTGTTTTCTTCAGATTATCCGTACCAATACCGGCCCGGCAGGGATGCCCGCAATTTTCTGGAAGGGGCCGCATTAAGCAAAGAGGACAAAGAAAAATTTGCCTTTGCCAACTGGGAGCGGCTGACAGGTGCAAATCATCCATAA
- a CDS encoding helix-turn-helix domain-containing protein produces the protein MNKVANNPHKIDSITDAHRECGLPTPRHPLVSLINGFTTPVDGDRLPQNHVLGFYKVSYKPKLGGRLKYGQRYYDFDEGGLLFASPGQLIGSQDNDASVCSEYTLLIHPDFFLGYPLAKTIKRYGFFSYATNETLHLSDDEKGTILAIFKLIETELNSRIDDFSQDVIVAQSELLLSYANRFYKRQFLTRKAVNHDLLQQLEEVLDRYFTDQTSVSQGLPTVGYLAQQVHLSPSYLSDMLRALVGQNAQQYIHDKLITIAKEQLSTTGLSVGEVAYALGFEHSQSFSKLFKSKTNQSPVAFRQSFN, from the coding sequence ATGAACAAAGTAGCCAACAACCCGCATAAAATTGACTCGATAACCGATGCGCACCGGGAATGTGGTTTGCCCACCCCCCGGCATCCGCTGGTCAGTCTGATCAACGGCTTCACTACGCCGGTTGACGGGGACAGGCTTCCCCAAAACCATGTATTGGGCTTTTACAAAGTATCGTATAAACCAAAACTTGGCGGCCGCTTAAAGTACGGCCAGCGTTATTATGATTTTGATGAAGGGGGGTTGTTGTTCGCTTCGCCGGGCCAGCTCATCGGCAGCCAAGATAATGATGCCAGCGTGTGTTCGGAGTATACGTTGCTGATTCATCCGGATTTCTTTTTAGGGTATCCCTTAGCAAAAACTATTAAACGCTATGGCTTCTTCTCGTATGCAACTAATGAAACCCTGCATCTTTCGGACGATGAAAAAGGGACGATCCTGGCCATATTTAAACTGATCGAAACGGAATTAAACAGTCGAATCGACGATTTCAGCCAGGACGTTATTGTCGCTCAATCAGAGCTGCTCCTAAGCTATGCCAATCGGTTCTACAAACGTCAGTTCCTTACCCGCAAAGCCGTAAACCACGATTTGCTGCAACAGCTGGAAGAAGTACTGGACCGTTATTTTACCGACCAAACGTCGGTCAGCCAGGGACTACCCACCGTGGGCTATCTGGCCCAGCAGGTACACCTGTCCCCTAGTTATTTAAGTGATATGCTCCGGGCCTTGGTCGGACAAAATGCCCAGCAGTATATTCATGACAAACTGATCACAATCGCCAAAGAACAACTGTCTACCACCGGTTTATCGGTGGGCGAAGTAGCGTACGCGTTAGGCTTTGAGCACTCGCAGTCGTTCAGCAAATTGTTCAAGTCAAAAACCAACCAGTCCCCTGTAGCATTCAGGCAGTCTTTCAATTGA
- a CDS encoding SDR family NAD(P)-dependent oxidoreductase, with protein MIQQKENAGVQAAPGSVTTPKVWFITGTSRGFGRVWTEAALKRGDQVAATARTLESIADLNEKYGENVLTLALDVTRPEQVKTAVEQAHAHFGRLDIVFNNAGYSLVGTIEEASTDDIRALYETNVIGSVSVIQAALPLLRKQGSGHILGTSSNLGHVTLPVIGYYCSSKWAFEAIHESLAAEVKLFGIHVTIIEPGAYATEFGSPESLKFSPGLDIYTDFKAGFVDSLKTQERGDPNATPKALFQVVDAPTPPLRFFLGSHNLPSVRAAYTERLATWEAWADVSNSAQG; from the coding sequence ATGATACAACAGAAAGAAAATGCAGGCGTTCAGGCTGCGCCAGGTTCGGTAACTACTCCTAAGGTCTGGTTCATCACGGGCACTTCCCGTGGATTTGGTCGCGTTTGGACCGAGGCTGCCCTGAAGCGAGGTGACCAGGTGGCAGCGACCGCACGTACCCTAGAAAGCATTGCCGACCTCAACGAAAAATATGGCGAAAATGTGCTCACCCTGGCGCTTGATGTGACCCGGCCCGAACAGGTAAAAACGGCCGTAGAACAGGCACACGCTCACTTCGGTAGGCTTGATATTGTGTTTAACAACGCCGGCTATTCACTGGTTGGCACCATTGAGGAAGCCAGCACGGATGATATCCGTGCCCTGTACGAAACCAATGTCATTGGCTCAGTCTCGGTTATTCAGGCGGCCTTACCCTTACTCAGAAAGCAGGGGAGCGGTCACATCCTGGGTACATCGAGCAACCTGGGCCATGTCACCTTACCCGTGATCGGCTACTACTGTTCGTCAAAATGGGCCTTCGAGGCCATCCACGAAAGCTTAGCCGCCGAGGTTAAACTATTTGGTATTCATGTAACCATCATTGAACCGGGTGCCTATGCTACCGAGTTTGGAAGTCCCGAATCGCTGAAGTTCTCGCCTGGCCTCGACATTTACACTGACTTTAAGGCCGGGTTTGTCGATAGTTTAAAAACCCAGGAACGGGGTGATCCCAATGCAACCCCGAAAGCGCTTTTCCAGGTAGTTGATGCCCCAACCCCCCCTTTACGGTTCTTTCTGGGTAGCCATAATTTACCTTCGGTGCGTGCCGCCTATACGGAGCGTCTGGCGACTTGGGAAGCTTGGGCAGACGTTTCCAACTCCGCGCAGGGCTAG